A stretch of the Perca fluviatilis chromosome 17, GENO_Pfluv_1.0, whole genome shotgun sequence genome encodes the following:
- the slc35e4 gene encoding solute carrier family 35 member E4 isoform X1 → MCFSFREDNDTNMINADGFSKCEATLQERGRRRPPAEMLHLLSAVIVWLVTGTTISSLNKWIFAVYNFRYPLLLSALHMLTAIVVDYGLIKLRVIRHRGAEEQDLTHSAKCKVFLLSLTFCASIAFGNMGLNYVQLSFAQMIYTTTPLFTLAISTLILGKQHHILKYTAMMPICLGASFGIMGEVQFDQTGCFFVFAATMLRGVKSIQQSILLQEEKISSVFLLYLMSIPSFCILTVAALALENWAVLESPFHYDRHLWVFILLSCLGSVMYNLASCSVITLTSAVTLHILGNLSVVGNLLLSQLLFGSELSALSCAGAVLTLSGMLIYQNSEFIVSFLDARRAKAEKSRQEDSNTTSREDLDKASAPEATYHQQRTDGKQEDKID, encoded by the exons atgtgtttttctttcagaGAGGACAATGATACGAACATGATCAACGCCGATGGCTTCTCAAAATGCGAGGCGACTCTGCAAGAGAGAGGCAGAAGGAGGCCACCCGCAGAGATGCTCCATCTGCTGTCAGCTGTTATTGTTTGGCTGGTGACGGGAACCACCATCTCCAGCCTCAACAAATGGATATTTGCCGTTTACAACTTCAGGTaccctctgctgctgtcagcgcTGCACATGCTGACAGCCATAGTGGTGGACTATGGGCTGATCAAACTGCGGGTGATCCGCCACAGAGGGGCCGAGGAGCAGGACCTGACCCACAGTGCAAAATGTAAGGTGTTCCTGTTGAGTCTGACATTTTGTGCCAGTATCGCTTTTGGGAACATGGGTCTGAACTATGTCCAGCTGTCGTTTGCACAAATGATCTATACCACCACCCCGCTCTTTACTTTGGCCATCTCCACATTAATCCTGGGCAAACAACATCACATCCTCAAATACACAGCCATGATGCCCATCTGCCTTGGAGCCTCCTTCGGCATCATGGGAGAGGTCCAGTTTGATCAGACCGGCTGCTTCTTTGTGTTTGCAGCGACCATGTTGAGGGGTGTCAAGTCCATTCAGCAGA GCATCTTACTTCAGGAGGAAAAAATCAGCTCTGTGTTCCTGCTCTACCTGATGTCCATTCCCAGCTTTTGCATCTTGACCGTGGCAGCTCTGGCCTTAGAAAATTGGGCTGTGCTGGAGTCACCGTTTCATTACGACCGCCACCTGTGGGTCTTTATCCTGCTCAGCTGTCTGGGCTCAGTCATGTACAACCTGGCCAGCTGCAGCGTCATCACACTCACCTCTGCTGTCACTCTGCATATCCTCGGCAACCTGAGCGTGGTGGGGAACCTGCTGTTGTCTCAGCTGCTTTTCGGCAGCGAGTTGTCCGCCCTCAGCTGTGCCGGCGCGGTGCTGACATTGTCTGGCATGCTCATCTATCAGAACTCAGAGTTTATCGTCAGCTTCCTGGACGCACGCAGGGCCAAAGCTGAAAAGTCCAGACAGGAGGATTCTAACACTACAAGTAGAGAGGACTTGGACAAAGCTAGTGCACCCGAAGCAACATATCATCAGCAGAGAACAGACGGGAAACAAGAAGACAAGATAGACTGA
- the slc35e4 gene encoding solute carrier family 35 member E4 isoform X2: MINADGFSKCEATLQERGRRRPPAEMLHLLSAVIVWLVTGTTISSLNKWIFAVYNFRYPLLLSALHMLTAIVVDYGLIKLRVIRHRGAEEQDLTHSAKCKVFLLSLTFCASIAFGNMGLNYVQLSFAQMIYTTTPLFTLAISTLILGKQHHILKYTAMMPICLGASFGIMGEVQFDQTGCFFVFAATMLRGVKSIQQSILLQEEKISSVFLLYLMSIPSFCILTVAALALENWAVLESPFHYDRHLWVFILLSCLGSVMYNLASCSVITLTSAVTLHILGNLSVVGNLLLSQLLFGSELSALSCAGAVLTLSGMLIYQNSEFIVSFLDARRAKAEKSRQEDSNTTSREDLDKASAPEATYHQQRTDGKQEDKID, from the exons ATGATCAACGCCGATGGCTTCTCAAAATGCGAGGCGACTCTGCAAGAGAGAGGCAGAAGGAGGCCACCCGCAGAGATGCTCCATCTGCTGTCAGCTGTTATTGTTTGGCTGGTGACGGGAACCACCATCTCCAGCCTCAACAAATGGATATTTGCCGTTTACAACTTCAGGTaccctctgctgctgtcagcgcTGCACATGCTGACAGCCATAGTGGTGGACTATGGGCTGATCAAACTGCGGGTGATCCGCCACAGAGGGGCCGAGGAGCAGGACCTGACCCACAGTGCAAAATGTAAGGTGTTCCTGTTGAGTCTGACATTTTGTGCCAGTATCGCTTTTGGGAACATGGGTCTGAACTATGTCCAGCTGTCGTTTGCACAAATGATCTATACCACCACCCCGCTCTTTACTTTGGCCATCTCCACATTAATCCTGGGCAAACAACATCACATCCTCAAATACACAGCCATGATGCCCATCTGCCTTGGAGCCTCCTTCGGCATCATGGGAGAGGTCCAGTTTGATCAGACCGGCTGCTTCTTTGTGTTTGCAGCGACCATGTTGAGGGGTGTCAAGTCCATTCAGCAGA GCATCTTACTTCAGGAGGAAAAAATCAGCTCTGTGTTCCTGCTCTACCTGATGTCCATTCCCAGCTTTTGCATCTTGACCGTGGCAGCTCTGGCCTTAGAAAATTGGGCTGTGCTGGAGTCACCGTTTCATTACGACCGCCACCTGTGGGTCTTTATCCTGCTCAGCTGTCTGGGCTCAGTCATGTACAACCTGGCCAGCTGCAGCGTCATCACACTCACCTCTGCTGTCACTCTGCATATCCTCGGCAACCTGAGCGTGGTGGGGAACCTGCTGTTGTCTCAGCTGCTTTTCGGCAGCGAGTTGTCCGCCCTCAGCTGTGCCGGCGCGGTGCTGACATTGTCTGGCATGCTCATCTATCAGAACTCAGAGTTTATCGTCAGCTTCCTGGACGCACGCAGGGCCAAAGCTGAAAAGTCCAGACAGGAGGATTCTAACACTACAAGTAGAGAGGACTTGGACAAAGCTAGTGCACCCGAAGCAACATATCATCAGCAGAGAACAGACGGGAAACAAGAAGACAAGATAGACTGA